The following coding sequences lie in one Arachis ipaensis cultivar K30076 chromosome B03, Araip1.1, whole genome shotgun sequence genomic window:
- the LOC107630426 gene encoding beta-glucuronosyltransferase GlcAT14B (The sequence of the model RefSeq protein was modified relative to this genomic sequence to represent the inferred CDS: added 52 bases not found in genome assembly): MDSNNNNSNNKQQKKKKWFLPLVFSLLISTILILLTIFISSDSTSLLYLYRSRLNTHHQLPNFVESKLNLSPTSSINTVPRIAYLISGSMGDGETLKRTLKALYHPRNQYAVHLDLEAPAHERLDLAKFVREEPLFAAVGNVRMVVKANLVTYRGPTMVTNTLHAAAILLRDGGDWDWFINLSASDYPLVTQDDLLHTLSSIPRHLNFIEHTSDIGWKEDQRAKPVIIDPALYSVNKSDVFWVTERRSVPTQYKLFTGSAWMMLSRQFVEYCLWGWDNLPRIVLMYYANFLSSPEGYFHTVICNADEFRNTTVNHDLHFISWDNPPKQHPHYLTDNNYQKMVESNAPFARKFGRKEPVLDKIDTELLGRNEEGYVPGKWFKQVNPNTSKSYSDIRNITELRPGPGAERLKRLINGLLSSEEFLTRQCS; this comes from the exons CAACAACAAGcaacagaagaagaagaaatggttcCTACCACTAGTCTTCTCTCTACTCATATCCACCATACTCATACTCCTCACCATCTTCATCTCTTCAGATTCAACCTCCTTACTCTACCTCTACCGTTCACGCCTCAACACTCACCATCAACTTCCCAATTTCGTTGAGTCCAAGCTCAACCTCTCTCCCACATCTTCCATTAACACTGTTCCAAGGATCGCCTACTTGATCTCCGGTTCAATGGGAGACGGTGAAACTTTGAAGAGGACTCTCAAGGCGCTTTACCATCCAAGGAACCAGTACGCTGTTCACCTCGATCTTGAAGCTCCTGCGCACGAAAGACTGGACCTTGCTAAGTTCGTCAGGGAAGAGCCTTTGTTTGCTGCTGTTGGGAACGTCAGGATGGTGGTCAAGGCTAATTTGGTAACTTACAGGGGACCTACCATGGTTACAAACACGCTTCACGCTGCTGCCATTTTGCTCAGAGATGGTGGTGACTGGGACTGGTTCATCAACCTTAGCGCTTCGGATTATCCGTTGGTCACACAAGATG ATCTGCTACATACACTATCATCTATTCCGAGACATCTAAACTTCATTGAGCACACCAGTGATATTGGTTGGAAAGA GGATCAGAGAGCGAAGCCGGTTATAATTGATCCAGCTCTTTATAGCGTCAATAAATCTGATGTGTTTTGGGTGACAGAGAGAAGAAGTGTGCCCACACAATATAAGCTGTTTACAG GCTCTGCTTGGATGATGCTATCGCGCCAATTTGTTGAGTACTGTTTATGGGGATGGGATAACTTGCCTAGAATAGTCTTGATGTATTATGCCAACTTTCTATCCTCCCCTGAAGGCTATTTCCACACTGTCATCTGCAATGCTGACGAATTTCGCAACACCACGGTCAACCATGACCTTCACTTCATATCATGGGACAACCCTCCAAAACAGCATCCGCACTACCTTACAGATAATAACTACCAGAAGATGGTGGAAAGCAATGCTCCTTTTGCTCGGAAATTTGGCCGGAAGGAACCAGTCCTGGATAAGATCGATACTGAACTCTTGGGACGAAATGAGGAAGGTTATGTTCCTGGCAAGTGGTTCAAACAAGTAAATCCTAACACCAGCAAATCATATTCTGACATAAGAAATATCACTGAACTGAGGCCTGGCCCCGGCGCGGAAAGGCTTAAACGCCTTATCAATGGTTTGTTATCATCAG